GTTCTGCACAAATCCACAAGGCTGGGTGAACGCAGGTTCTCACTTTCAGGCCATGATGGATAAAACTATAGGCGGCCTAAAATATCGCAGATGCATCCTATATTTGGACGACGTCATCCCGTTCGGCCGGGATTTGCTGCAAATGCTAGCAAACTTACGCGAAGTATTAACAAGAATTCGAGAATCTAACATTAAACTTAATtacgaaaaatgcaaaataggTTTCTCAGAGTTAATACTATTCGGTTTTAAGGTAACCAGAGAAGGGCTGGAAGTAGACCCTTCGAAAACAGCCCCGATAGCACATTATCCTCGACCGGACTCTGTCCGAAAAGTACGAGGTTTTCTGGGCATAGTCGGATTCTACCGAAAGTTCCTACGCAACGCGTCTCTTATCTGCAAACCTTTGTTTGAactaacaaaaaaacaaaacacccAATTTGAATGGAACTCGGCAGCCGAAGCAAGCTTCCAACATCTGAAGCATCTGCTTATGTCACCACCCTGCCTAGCCCACTACAACCCCGACATGGACGTCCAGGTAGAAGTCGATAGTAGTAAATTCGGGTGCGGAAGTGTCTTATCACAACCGGAcgaaaatgacgtcatccacccaGTTTGCTACCACTCCCAACTATTTACACCAACGCAGCAAAAGTATGAGGCCACAGAATTGGAAATGCTAGGCCTAACAATTTCGCTGCAAAGGTATCGTCCTTTCGTGTGGGGTAAGAAAGTCAAAGTCATAACAGACCACGGGCCCTTACGCCAATACGAAACTTTAAAAACCCAAAATAATAGATTGGCTCGTCTCAGCCTAAAGCTATCCGATTACTGGTTAGACATCCAGCACAGACCAGGAAGAGTCCATTCAAATTGCGACGCCCTCTCCAGGGCATTCGAACCACCGCAAATTGAGGGACAAgacaaatcaaaagaaaaattagcggAGCAACCAGTTGGCGTGTCAGCCATAGAACCCGCGGATCTTAGGAAATCACAAGAAACCGACGAAGAATTTGGACCTATAATCCGCGCTATAACCGACCCCAAAAACGCCACGAGTACGGAACTACGAAAAAGTAGGCAATATTTCATAAACACGGAAAACATTCTATGTAAAAAAAGATTCGCCCCCGACGGAATCGATCGCCTTGTATGCATCCCCCGCACGCTCCGCAGAgaagttttgaaaagttttcatgACGACCCCCTCTGCGCCCATCCCGGCTACCTAAAAACTTATCAGAAACTCAGCATTCGATATTTTTGGCCCTCGATGCGTCCCGACTGCAAAGCCTGGGTGGAAAGTTGTGTGACCTGCAACATggcaaaaaaaagctctcccaTGAAGCATGGCCACATGACGTCAACACACATAAAACCAATCCCGTTTTATAAAGTTGTTTTAGACCTCACCGGAAAATTACGCAAGTCAAAAACCGGGAAAAGATACATAATTGCAGTGATTTGCGTCTACACGAAATTCATTTATGCTAAAGCCATCCCTAACGGTACCGCCGAGCAAGTCGGAAAGTTCCTTTTCGAGGTCAACTGCCTATTTGGCCCAATAAAGATAATAAATAGCGATATGGGACAGTCCTTTCTCGCCGAATCAATAACCGAACTATTGAAATGCATGGGCTGCAATTTGCGCGAGTCTTGCGCCTATAGCCCAAAAACCCAGGGACAAATAGAATGCCAATGGAAATTCATAAAAACCATCCTAAAAATGTACATAGACGTCTCTCAAAAAGACTGGTGCCTTTACGTACCGATCGCCACTGCAGCATTAAACAGACATGTCCACTGTAGCACAAAAGCGAGCCCTTTCGAACTTTTATTCGGAGTAAAACCAGCCTACCCAATAGATTTCAGCTTACAATCAGAGCCAAATTTACCAAGAAACGACGACAGGATGAAACAACTGCGCGAACTCCGCCGTGTTGCCATGCGAGAAATAggaaaagcacaaaaaaaacaGCGCGCATATTACAACAAAAATAGAAAACTCATTTCCTTCCAACCTGACGAAAAAGTACTAGTCTACATGCCCGCCATCAAACCCGGCCTCTCCAAAAAACTTTGCATTCAATATAAGGGCCCCTACACAGTTGAAAGTAAAATTACTGACTCCATCTATAAGGTAAATTTTGGCAgccagaaaaatccaaaaatccgGAAAATTCAAGTCGATCGCTTGAAAAGATATATTGACCCAGCGGTAGCAAGACGAAGCGTGTACGTCATCATTCCCCCTCTCCACCTCCCCATTCACGCCGTTCCCGGCAAACGCCGAGCCTGGTCTAGGAGCGAAGCTTGGAACATGAGGGAAATAAAAACCAAGCCGAGAAACGCACTAGTCTGCTCACTCACAAACGCTGATCAATGCAGTAAAATAGCTCTCGGATCATATTCCATCCCGCCAGTGCTCCATTCACTCATAAATCACAATTTTAAACTCCAAGACATGACTAACCTTGACCCGAGTGACGTAGAAGAGGCACAATGCTATATAAAACACTtagagcaaataaaaaaaaacccactcgGACTAACGCCCTCCAtatataaagaaaaattaacatttctcTTGCAACTTGAAGAAGTCCAATGcaagaaaaacacacaaaagGATGAACTAAAAAATGTACTCCTCCAACCCCTCTCCACTTACATGGCAGTGGACCTCAGCACAGGAAACGGCAACCTCAGCCTGACAACCGGGGATAAAATAGCGGTAACAATCACAGACGACCCTGAAACTTCGTACCCTGGCTCAGTAAAAAGTGTGAGAGGACGCCAAGCCGAGATAGCGATTAGCCCAGACTTTTTCATGTACTACAACCCGCAAGATACTGTAAACATCAGAAAGCGCCTAAACAGATACCCGTTCCAGGCCGCACACCGGGCCATAAGCCAAACAAACAGGGCCATCACAAATTTCCTTTTTCCCGCACCACGCCCAGAAGAACCTCACTCAGACCACCCTGCCGTCACAAAATGGTACAACCAGAACGTGGCAAATAACCCAGAGCAATCCGACgcaattacaaaaattttgcaCCTACACCCTAATGCGGCACCATATTTAATATGGGGCCCACCAGGAACAGGAAAAAGTAGCACCCTCGTCGAGGCGGCGACTCAAATTTGGGCAAAAAATGACACGACCAAAATCCTCATTTGCTCACCCTCAAACGCCGCCGTTGACTCTCTAGTTTACGCACTCTTGAAAAACATTCCACCAACAGACATCCTAAGAGTCTACCCTACCTCTAAGGACACGAAGGACATCAAAGAAGAGATCAAGCCGTGCGTGTTTTTGGACAGGAACGGACACATCAAGCAACCCCCGCGCGAAAATATAAGAAATCATAAAATCATTGCTACAACCCTCACAGGCACCGGAAAACTAATTACAGCAGGTTTCGGTCTGACGAGCCACTTCACCCACGTATTCATCGATGAATGCGGACAAGCCACGGAACAAGACTCCCTCATCCCCATTGCGGGACTATCGCAAGCGAAAGATAAGCCCAAATTCATTCTCGCAGGTGACCCCGCCCAACTTGGACCAATCGCAACATCCGCACTCGCCTCACGCCTCGGCTACGGCATTTCTCTGTTAGAACGTTTAACAAAATTACCAGCATACCAACCACATCctattacaaaaaaatataacCCCCAAATGATTACAAAATTAATCAGAAATTTCAGATCCCACCCCTCAATTTTGATCACCCCCAACCAACTTTTTTACAACAATGAACTCCGGGCTCACGGTCCTCCAAACATCATAAATCTTGCGTGCGGTTGGCAAAAATTGCCAAATAAACACATCCCTATCATAATCCACCCCCACGACGAACCCGAGGTCGAATCGAAGGACCATTACGGTTTCAGCAACCCTTATGAAGCTCAAATAATACTAGACTACGTGCGCGGCATAATAAATTCCCATTTCAACGGACACTTAGTAACGCAGCACGACATAGGTATCGCCACCCCTTACCGCAACCAAGTAAATCTACTACAAGCATACCTCCGCCAGTGGCCCAACATAAAAATAGCCACAATAGATGAATTCCAGGGCTCGGAGCGCCTAATAATCCTCCTAAGCACGGTACGGTCCCCCCACCCAAACGGCCAAAAAATGCAACTCGGTTTCTTAAAAGACCCCCGCAGACTAAACGTCGCCTTAACCCGCAGCAGATGCCTCCTTATCGTTGTAGGAAACCTAAAAACTCTGTCTCGTAGCCAGCACTGGGCACATTTCATCCGACAATGTGAAACCGACAAAGCGATTCTCCAACCCTAACCCAAAAAGTcaaagttacatttttttttccccctcttccttttcttcgGCCACCATAAAAACTGAAAGCCAATCTCACCTTCAGTTTTTATGTTGTGGGTTTGTCCCATGCCTTCAGATGCCATCAGATTCAATtacttaattaattaattttaattattttatttatttatttatttacatatttATCTGTTTAATATCACTTTGCTCAACATATTTActtctaaaaatttttttttctcttcttcctttccttcctcCACTACATTCGGTCTTTCCTCCTTCCACCCTAGATTCCTACGTTAAACcatgagaaacaaatttaaaacaataTAGTAATCTCTGCATTTGCATGTGTGTCCAGGTAAACTGATCCGAGGGATCATTGAGACGCCCTGAACTAACAATCAAATACTTTCCAAATAACACAGCGAGTCACCTTCACTCAAAATGATTACTAAGTTCACTATACTTATAATATTACCTACACTCTTTCAAGATACACTATCCTGTACGGAAATACGGGAATCGAAGTTATTATCATACACGACTCCGAGGCGTTGTTACATGATAGAGGGAGAAATCATTATACCAGTTGTCCTAGATTTAGTTGAAGTATATCAGATATGTGGAGTCAAATATCAATCAGATACGCTTGCCGCCCTATTCAGAAAGACAAATGAGCAAGATTTAGAAGGTGATGCCGAAATCAATTTATCGATACAACGCGCCAAGCGGTCTAATGGACACTCAAATATGTCCACCTTGAATAGGTCAAAAAAGGCTCTACCACTTGTGTTCGGATTTGTGGCCGTAACACTAGCTTCCTCCGTATGGGCCGGACTCTCATACACTAGGGTTAATGGTCGGGTTGATGAATTGCGTAAGGAACATAAATATCAAATGGAGTATTTACGTAAAATACAGATGGTAAAAGATAAAAGGCTAGAAATGGAGTTCACGGCGATACGTAGGCAATTTCAACACACGTCTCAGGGTGTACGCGAGCAAACATGTATGATGGCTGCTAACGTGACAAAAATGATTATTGAATCCAAATTCTACGACGAATTTGACGATTTAATAAACTCCCTAAAAGACGAGAGAGTTACCAGTAAAATATTCCCACCGGCTCAACTTTACAAGCTTGTTGCTCAGTCACCGGAATTACATGACACCATATACGTCAAATCACCCTACTTGATTTATCATACCGGAaggttctccttcaatttacaTGAAGTTGAAGCAGGGGGGGATATAATTAGAGGAGCCCTTCAGCTGCCTCTAATTAGAAACACTCAAGATATTACCATGAAtatcttgataaaaaaaatagatactacatttaaagtttttaacCCCATTTTTGTAACCGCACACACGCAGCAATCGGTAGAGAATTGCAGGAGAGAGCACAACACATATTATTGTGCTGAATCGGActtgattccagcaaaaatgACGCCCCTACTCTCGGACGTCTACACTCATGAGGGTATGGTCATACTAAACAACAATAAACAagcaaacattaaaaataagCGCAAAAATGACTCCTTGCAACCGATTGTCGGTCCGGCCATCTGCACGAGCGATGACGCCAGCATGTGCATCGTCGACAATAAAATCCTATTCTTAAGTGCATTTAATACTTTCCAAATCAAGTCAGGAACACCCTACGATTTCGACATAAAAACAATCAAAATCAGCATAGACGACGATCCGTCAAATCCTACATATGCAACCTCCCACCCAGACCACGACACATACAACACCCTCCACGGAGTACACGTAGCCATGGTAACGACTCTCGCCGCCGCCGTTATAGCCATCACATGGGGAACTATCACCGCGCTCCGAAAACAGTCTACCGATATAAAAGACGCCCGAAAGAAATGCGAGCTTCAAGAAGTGCTGGTGCTGGACACCACAACAGGACACGGAAAAATACAAAAGGTGGAGGGCCTTTaacgaaacaaaatgaaaataatttttccatgtaTTAACCTATCCATTCTAACCCTCAATGTTAAGCTAAGCGCTTGAGCGTTGAGCTGTTGTAAATATCACTTTTGCAATGAACGCTATAATTTccgtttttgtatttttttaaagtaaaattgcTTAGCTCATAAATATTAATCCCTGTTAATCAAATATACTTTCCCCTTTTGGGACACGCACACGCTATTACGCTATTACGGGCGTTGAATTGTTGTAAATAGCACTTTTGCAATGACCGCTATAATTTCCGTATTTGTACtttctttaaagtaaaaattgctTAGCTCATAAATATTACTCCCTGTTAATCATATACTTTCCCCTTTGAGATACGCTATTACGCTATCAAGGGCGTTGAATTGTTGTAAATAGCACTTTGGCAATGATCGCTATAATTTCgtctttttgtatttttattatatttaagTATAGGTAACTGCTGAGTTTATTAATCTCTTTTAATCATGTACTTCCATTTTATGAATTTATTTAATGTAAGCGAATGAAAAATTagcatcaaattttaaacatgaagTCAGAAAATTACGTATTGACAAGCacaaatacccccccccccccgcccccccctccAGCAGATCTCGTTTTTCTTCCATTGTCTTCCCAAAATCAGCAACATCTACACGTACAACCAACATCATGCTCCTATTTCGCTGACAACTACACCGGAACACAAGGCTCGTCCAAGCCAGGGTTCAGGATTCCAGATCGGGTcagttttcagttcaaaatcCAGTGACCTAGTGCGTGCATCTCCCGGCGTCTCTCCTCCCCTCATTCAAACAAATAGAGAAATGGACGACCTCCTCTACTGCAAGCTAACCAGGACCGAATACGATTTCAATGAATACCCGGACTTCCAGAGCCTCGTCGAGGAAGAAAGCACCTTTCCGGCACCATTGCAGCCTCCAACACCAAAAACCATGCAATGCACCGAAACAGCCCTTCCAAACAAACCCCGAGACGAGACCTTAGAAGAAAGCACGTTTCCGGCACCATTACAGCCTCCAACACCAAACACCATTCCCCAAAGCAATACTCTCGAAGAAGCCCGCAAACAGCAGTACAACCCAAACTCCATTTTGTTCAGAACAACCGCCGACCACGAAATTTTAAACACAAGAAATCACCAGTCGATAAACCGCGCCAAATGGAGGCTCATCGAAATTGACTTCCAACGACCGCAAAGGCTCACATCTGTAACCTTCCATCCCGCCTACAAAAATCACATAAAAGCCTTCCTGAAGGACCAAAAGCGACAAAACAAGATTTTTAACCAAACGACAAAACCCCCGAAGCACCGCACCAACCCACTACAATACGATCCCGAGAGTCCAACTTTCTAATTCTAActttaagaaaaatcaattaaatttaGACAAGAAAAACcactaaaattcaaacaaaacactaaaaa
The genomic region above belongs to Bemisia tabaci chromosome 8, PGI_BMITA_v3 and contains:
- the LOC140225292 gene encoding uncharacterized protein, with translation MSPPCLAHYNPDMDVQVEVDSSKFGCGSVLSQPDENDVIHPVCYHSQLFTPTQQKYEATELEMLGLTISLQRYRPFVWGKKVKVITDHGPLRQYETLKTQNNRLARLSLKLSDYWLDIQHRPGRVHSNCDALSRAFEPPQIEGQDKSKEKLAEQPVGVSAIEPADLRKSQETDEEFGPIIRAITDPKNATSTELRKSRQYFINTENILCKKRFAPDGIDRLVCIPRTLRREVLKSFHDDPLCAHPGYLKTYQKLSIRYFWPSMRPDCKAWVESCVTCNMAKKSSPMKHGHMTSTHIKPIPFYKVVLDLTGKLRKSKTGKRYIIAVICVYTKFIYAKAIPNGTAEQVGKFLFEVNCLFGPIKIINSDMGQSFLAESITELLKCMGCNLRESCAYSPKTQGQIECQWKFIKTILKMYIDVSQKDWCLYVPIATAALNRHVHCSTKASPFELLFGVKPAYPIDFSLQSEPNLPRNDDRMKQLRELRRVAMREIGKAQKKQRAYYNKNRKLISFQPDEKVLVYMPAIKPGLSKKLCIQYKGPYTVESKITDSIYKVNFGSQKNPKIRKIQVDRLKRYIDPAVARRSVYVIIPPLHLPIHAVPGKRRAWSRSEAWNMREIKTKPRNALVCSLTNADQCSKIALGSYSIPPVLHSLINHNFKLQDMTNLDPSDVEEAQCYIKHLEQIKKNPLGLTPSIYKEKLTFLLQLEEVQCKKNTQKDELKNVLLQPLSTYMAVDLSTGNGNLSLTTGDKIAVTITDDPETSYPGSVKSVRGRQAEIAISPDFFMYYNPQDTVNIRKRLNRYPFQAAHRAISQTNRAITNFLFPAPRPEEPHSDHPAVTKWYNQNVANNPEQSDAITKILHLHPNAAPYLIWGPPGTGKSSTLVEAATQIWAKNDTTKILICSPSNAAVDSLVYALLKNIPPTDILRVYPTSKDTKDIKEEIKPCVFLDRNGHIKQPPRENIRNHKIIATTLTGTGKLITAGFGLTSHFTHVFIDECGQATEQDSLIPIAGLSQAKDKPKFILAGDPAQLGPIATSALASRLGYGISLLERLTKLPAYQPHPITKKYNPQMITKLIRNFRSHPSILITPNQLFYNNELRAHGPPNIINLACGWQKLPNKHIPIIIHPHDEPEVESKDHYGFSNPYEAQIILDYVRGIINSHFNGHLVTQHDIGIATPYRNQVNLLQAYLRQWPNIKIATIDEFQGSERLIILLSTVRSPHPNGQKMQLGFLKDPRRLNVALTRSRCLLIVVGNLKTLSRSQHWAHFIRQCETDKAILQP